The window TGTTCAtcttttctttacaatttttcaacatatttttgtttctttacctttCCCTTGCTTGAAAACACTGGGGACAAtgtcgtttaagtctgggggaggttagtactaacaaCTAACTTGTAAAccgtattttgtttttattgagtcaaatttttcaaatttttggaattatgatctctaactAATGGTTGCTGTTCTTTGGCTAACATTCTAATGATTCTTGACTAAGCTTGTCCTCAATACTGAAGTGTGGAAAagactatgagctgtatcaacaatcccGAAAGCCCNatcgatcgataccacttaaTGGGCATCAGTCGACACCGTTCAAACCGAGGAACACCCGATTAAATCcctgagtcttcttcttctacctccaTTCGCCATTAACTCGAGATAAACCCTCAAATCTTCATATCTTCTCCAATTTTGATCCGTTTTGAGTGATTCCAAGTGCTATTTCACTCGCTTTTCTCTCCTCTACCCGGATCCAGTGTCGATTTCGTATTTTGGAGTGATGGCACCCAACAAGAAGGCAAGAACCACCGAcgctggagcttcttcttctcgcccAACTCGCCAATCCAGCTGCCATCCTCCGTCAGCTCCGGCCGCTGCTGCTCCGCCTCCCCAACCCCCAGTGAGACCTCCTTAACCTTTGGGTAACCTCTCTCCTCCTCAATCTCCCATTCAACCTAGTTTCCCATGGCCAAAGAAGGAAGGTCAACCAATTCCAACAGAAATGGTTTGGGCTGCTAAGCCTCTTGTTGAGCTTGGGAAACCTGAATTCATCAACAGGCCATTACAAGTTTGGGGAGATTATGAGACTATGTTGTATAATGCTTGGTTAGATGTTGTCACTGAGCCTACAAAGTTTGTTGATCCTGCTGTTCTTCGTAGAATGGGAATTTATGATGAAGTTTTAGGATTGCTAGATAAGATGAATATGGGAACCATTTGTACTAGGCAATATGATCTTTATCTAGATTTAGTGCGACATTTTATGGCGTCTGTTAGGATTACTTATTGCAATGAGCAGGCACCAGATGCATTTGGGGGAGAGCTGCATTTTTTCATTTCAGGAGTACCTTGTCGTATTACTTTTGTTGAGCTTTGTGATTGCTTTGGTTGGGTCCGTTGGTATCAGTCTGTTGCTTTGCCCAGACATTATGAGGATCTCTCTCCTTTATGGTCTTACATAGGACTTGGAGAGTATGATTCTAAGACCGCTCTTCAGTCCGAGGTCCGCCATCCGGTGCTCAGGTATATTCTTCGGGCTATTGGTACCACTTTTCAGTGTAAAATGGAGCCTAACAAGATGAGAGCAGCAGAGCTCTATTTCTTGAGTGTGGGATTTGGCGCCTTGATTCCTTCTCTTTATATTGAGCAGCGTCGTGACCCTATGTGCATGCACTATGGGGCTATTTTCGCACACTACTTGGTTGATCTGCAGACCAAACCATTTTTGGGTACTAGCACTAAGAAAGAGGTTGTGGGGAGCCTTATTACCGCTATTCTTCAGTTCATGCGTATCCCTCTTGATGGTTACAGTTGTGTCACTAGGAGACTTCTCATGGACAAGACATATTTGAAGAGTTCACATTGGCTGAAACTGGGTTTATTgtggagatttattgatgatgcAGGGGAGCACTTTGTTCGCCTTCCGCGACCTGATCTTACTACCATTGGTAGTGATCCGGAGCAGTTATGTTTTCTACCTTCTGCTGATGTTTATGTTGCTCATCCTCCTTCCCGTCGCCATCGGACTTTGCCGCTGCTGCACCTGCTGAGGATTTAGACGGTCCTGaccctgctgggggttttgagaTTGGGTCATCTTCTGGCACTACTGCTTCACTTGAGTTTCCAGAGCCACCGGAGGATCCCGCCACTATGTCTCGGGGAGCTCACAGGCCTATGTGGTTACTGCTTTGCGTTATATCTGGAATGGCATGGCCAGGATGTCTAGTTGCTGCATTCGTCCTACTAGGCCCAGATCACCTTCCGCATCTTCACCACCTACTGATTTCGTCTCTGATGACGACGATGTTTCTGCTAGCTTCTGATCatggttttctttatctttttctttttttaggattgagtcatttttattcttgcattgagtcagtttgtgtttgaaatttgtttgaacttatgaattatctatctatcatgttgcttttaacctgtgtttgtgtttgagtgcttcttaacagAATTAATATCAACGGAATgatcaaacaacacaacaacacaattaactgcaactaacaaggagtttcgACCAATATTCACTGTTCGccgagggtgtcgatcgacaccacactggcatcggtcgacactgatGGGTAACCCGAGAATGTTCAtcttttctttacaatttttcaacatatttttgtttctttacctttCCCTTGCTTGAAAACACTGGGGACAAtgtcgtttaagtctgggggaggttagtactaacaaCTAACTTGTAAAccgtattttgtttttattgagtcaaatttttcaaatttttggaattatgatctctaactAATGGTTGCTGTTCTTTGGCTAACATTCTAATGATTCTTGACTAAGCTTGTCCTCAATACTGAAGTGTGGAAAagactatgagctgtatcaacaatcccgaaagcccttattcaaaggATATCTAGTTCAACCAATGTTGTCTCAACTTTtctcaggattttaaccggacttaatctcttgcTTTGGGGTTTGAGAttagtggactagacttcttcttcaggccaaacaagacagtgcaatttttcaaagtatgtctcccctctctcttcccttcagtacttacaaaaaaaaaggagaataaaagatgagatgattttgatcagtttagagaggtaggtaaattacatgtgacctcattattctactcttgagtcaaatgatcacacaaagcttggaagcgaggggtaggtaaattaccgatgaccctggtattcgcttacacctttgatttaaaaaaNNNNNNNNNNNNNNNNNNNNNNNNNNNNNNNNNNNNNNNNNNNNNNNNNNNNNNNNNNNNNNNNNNNNNNNNNNNNNNNNNNNNNNNNNNNNNNNNNNNNNNNNNNNNNNNNNNNNNNNNNNNNNNNNNNNNNNNNNNNNNNNNNNNNNNNNNNNNNNNNNNNNNNNNNNNNNNNNNNNNNNNNNNNNNNNNNNNNNNNNNNNNNNNNNNNNNNNNNNNNNNNNNNNNNNNNNNNNNNNNNNNNNNNNNNNNNNNNNNNNNNNNNNNNNNNNNNNNNNNNNNNNNNNNNNNNNNNNNNNNNNNNNNNNNNNNNNNNNNNNNNNNNNNNNNNNNNNNNNNNNNNNNNNNNNNNNNNNNNNNNNNNNNNNNNNNNNNNNNNNNNNNNNNNNNNNNNNNNNNNNNNNNNNNNNNNNNNNNNNNNNNNNNNNNNNNNNNNNNNNNNNNNNNNNNNNNNNNNNNNNNNNNNNNNNNNNNNNNNNNNNNNNNNNNNNNNNNNNNNNNNNNNNNNNNNNNNNNNNNNNNNNNNNNNNNNNNCTCACATgtatttgctttaatttatgtaatgagatgacaatggtgagaTTAGAGATTCctaaggattgtgggatttgagtaaggaatgttgatgcttctcaattgacaaagtatatgaagtaagttctgaagatcaaggcgatgaagagtgcgaaaAACAGTTACCTGTAGATGAGTGAATTCCATGTTTTCAaccctctttcacaggtctaagtttatgttttgcttgagggcaagcaaaggctaagtctgtggggagttgatatatcatggtttttacggtttttaaccatgatataagtgtgctttttgagtcttttgattttttttctaggttgtttttgtgtCATTACAGGTTTtttaggattttggcacggatggagtgAAATAGAGAAATTTGGatattttggagcatttaacccgGAGGAAACGAACTTGGAGTCGAAACAGAgcgatggtgtcgatcgacaccaccttggtgtcggtcgacaccctgttTTATCTGACGAGAGAGAgcaagaattggaagttttacaattttgcccgaagttttcGACAATTGCATCAtatggacgtgttttaggatgtatatattttatttttgggttttagaaacctacaagttattttctagcagtttttgagagagagattattgagagcttttgggagagacggatctgaattctttgtagagagaagatttctaaactccctcttttactATTCAAtaatctattgcatgttattcagaattttgatttgttcttcattaaacatgtctgagtaatttgcttgttaggtttagggtttttcatagggtttttatgatttattagatctgagatttttagggttcttaatcttttatgatcttcatctttggttgttcttcacaataattcttgattgatcacctagaattgttatcatagggaaataaattgatatgagaatataattgtttccatgattaaaccattgataagtaaaattatttcttacaaagagatttgaatcaataattttgtgaacttatctaacctgttcttaaagctgatttttaacttagaactttacaaagagatttggattttctggttttaaatctagataataattgcagtgagaacttatttattttaccaaaagtttagagttctagatctgatttttaatttcttgaaccttaattaatttatttgatttagtatttcataatttcctgacaAATTCTCTAGgcttaaccttttgattttctgatttcacaacagtttaatttaatattttgcattgcctttttaatttaaatcatcttgtttagcgtaataacaaaactctataatccattgtgtttgatcttgagtctctaaggaattcgacccctaattactacagtgatctcttgtttgagagagtagctccagggattaatttgagcttatcaaagCCCATGGTTGGCCCAACAAGCAAATTCCCACAAAAATGGTTTCCTACCTATGTGGACTATATAAGTGGCATGTCTTGTTGTATTTCTGAGATGTTGGGCTTGGGCTGTTTCCCGTTGGGCCGTTTCCCACTCATATCTTGAGGAGGCCTATTAGAATCTCACATCTATAGATGGGATAAATCCTTGGGTTGTATATATGTGATGTGGCAATCCTCCCTTGAACTAGCTTTTGGGAGTGAGTTAGGTTCATTACTACaccgcgggtcataatctagtaaaATGAgtataataacaaacaaaatatctttATAGGAGCCCACATCtgattttaaatgttttgtatatagataataaatattttatttatttctcatttcatttattttaaaaaaattgtactcaaaaaataaaaaattatattttatgtcttttatttatcaccaacaaatcatatattatgtatattatattataagagTTTACATGACAGAAAACCATTCAAATACAACCATtgaaacaaataaaggaaattgaaCACAATTTCCATGAAGAAGTGGAAGTGACCCTGCTTTCTAAACGAAAGCCTTACAGGCAACAAAATAAATCTGTTAAGTCCCCTCTTCATACACTCGTAAAAGGTTAACATTTTATAGATGAAACTCCTAAATGCTTTTCGCATCATTCTAATTAGACAGTAAATCTGATGTGTTGTTTGAGATGGTTCtgaatcatatattttcaaatgcCATGCACATCGCCGGGTAGTGACTATAAATTTGTCCGTGTATGGCCGGTTGTCGATCATACTAATCACCTCCTTGTCCACCAATTCGTCACATCTTTTTAACCATAATATTCTTGGATCCCATATTCGTCGACGAAGGCACCAATTGCGAGGAAGTTTCACTATGGGCCTCAATTGATCTCCCGTTACAACCTCTTGAAATTTATCAATTGGAAGTGCACCAGAATCAATTAAAAACTGGCAGTGGAATGCCAAATTGACATCGTAATGGAATATTCCCATCACGGACCTGGATGATGCTTGAACGGAACCGTCAAGGAACTGTCCCAAACCGGCATCGATATCAAAATATACCGTTCCCGCGAAGAGAAGACAAGGATAATGGCTCCACCCTAATGGAATCCGTAGAGTGATCTTATGGATTCCATTACGGTGGAGCCATTATCCTTGCCTTCTCTTCACGGGAACTACTTAAGAGAGACATGGTAGTTACTATGAAATGATAAAACTGCACCAAGAGAGGAGAGATCCTCGCATTTCTCGTATGTTTGATGCAACATACGTTGGTGATGGTGTCCCTGTTGTTTGCGATAAGATCTGCTACTTCATGGCGATGATGGCAACAATTTATGATACTCTCGCTTGACGATGGATATCATGATTTGTTTGAAACTGTTTCGATGAATAAGAAAGTCGGATCTCGTGGGAAATACGTTGAGATCGCCGGCGAGAGACATGAACCGACACCAACgtaaggagaagagagagaagggttAGACCTTCTCCATCAGTGGGTTCACAAGAGAGTTCTTAGTGTATTtgggcaaaaaaataaatcagaacaaaagaaaaaatctaagaTCTCCTCTTATATAATATACTCGAATGTGGGTTAAGAGGCGCTACGTGTCAGTTGGGGGTGattgattttattctttttcctctctctcttactctcgCGATTGTATCTCCGAAACGAGAAAACAAATTGGAATCAGAAGATTCAAGGTTTGGAAATCGAAGGATCAATTGCTTCAGAAGAAGAGTTTGGATTCGATGGGAATGGAGAGAAGGCTATTAGTGGCGAAGGCGATTTGGAAGCCAATCGCGAAAGAAAGAAATCGAGTTTCAGTTGGAGATGGATGCGGTTCGTATTGTGGAGTCCAATAAATTGGAAGAGATTGAAGTAATTGGAATCACATGGTACGGTTCTTAGATTTTGGATCAAATTAGAGTTATTTGATGTTAGTTggaaaattagggattttggtgTTCATGTTATCCGGTatgatccattttttttatattggttttgcTAATGGTGGTTGTTTGTTTATTGCAGACAAGGATCAGaacaatttggagaagaaggtGTGCTTTTATTTAGTTATGTTCATATCTGAATTCTGTGAACCTCTGGTAGAAAGAGTTAACTTACTGATGGATGTCTCATGCATTTTAAGGTACTCGGAGATATCACTTGAAGAAGTTGCGAAAGTTTGCCCTGCGTGTCgtggtttgtgtgattgatttGGGGTTTTCTTTGATTGGTTTTAGGTTATTTGCACAAATCTAGCTcacttttctttgtttaatcgATGTAGTTATGATTGTTGAGGATCTGATTATGTGTGTGGGATTTTGTTGCAGCTTGGTTCTACTGCTATTGGAGTTAAGACTAAAGAAGGAGTTAGGAGTTGTGCTTGCTGTCGAGAAGTATCACTTCTACATTGCTGGTTTAGTTTCTAACACTGAATTCTCTGTTTTTCGATTTGTTGAATAACTTGCCAATGGAATTTGAAAAAGTGGTGAAGTATTAGCGTTGTGTGTTCATTATGGTGATATTAGCTTTCTCGGTCTTTGTTAAaatgcttcttcttttactaGGAACCGAGCAGTGTGGAGAAGATTATGGAAATTGATGACCATATTGGTTCTCTTAATACTTTTTTTAAAGGTCCATTTTCTGCTGCTTTTAAACATCTCTGCAGTTTCCAGGTTGGTGGAAAATGGAAACCACAAACCGGTGTTATATGTCAATCAAGACTCTGATGTGTGTGTGTTATATGTCCTGTCAGAAAATTTGGAACACGACGATGGTGAACAAACCTGGAAACTGCAGAGAGAGTATGATGGAgagtaagaaagaagaaggtgaagaagaagaagaagcaatcggATTGAGAGTGAAGAGTATGATGGGTGCGTCTAATTGAACATGGTTAAAGCATGGTTAATCGGATTGAACAAACTATTATTAATTGGACATGGTTAAAGCATTACGGTGATGGAGAAAGTTGCACAACTCTCTTGCTCTGCTAATTGGACGGTGATCAAAGCTCAAAAAGAGGCTGAAAACAATTTTGTTGTCCAATGCAGAAGCTATCATTCCCATTGCTACCTTTCAATACAAAGCAAAGGTAACCAAAAGCAGTTGGTAGACacaaatgttaacaaaataagaattcaattgatatatatttcttgGAGGTAAAAAACCCCTCATGACTttacaaaatgaataacaaattacaaacatgtattaatgtttttattatgtttttgtatgtttacaaaataattaaatgcaatattttcctatttttataaaatgttaaatgtttacacatttatactacttctattctatttaaattttcaaatttaaaaaaaaacaattttttaaaaaataagagttCTGAAATTAGAACTTACAATGGAgaaaaaaattttaactaagaaaTCATGGattcttatttataaaacaatacacaattaattcttaaaaaattcaaacagtgTTTAACAATCACCCTTATAATCTTGCCCTTATAATCACCCAAAAGATCGCCCACGAGAGCGACATCAAGATCCTTCTTCTATATTTTATGTCTTTATAATACTAAAACCAAGAAGAGTTCGTAATTTCgtaataggaaaaaaaaaaaaaaatcctaaaaagacCCGAAACAAAcgaaaatttaatatatttgtttgataaaaaaaaaaaaaaacattatctcaATACCTAACGGACTCTTCTCATCCAACCACTGTAAAAAAGCACTCAAATCCAAACACTCCCATCACCAAAAACAATTTCCCccgagggaaaaaaaaactgaaaatctcGCAGAAATGAAAACCCAAGCTTCTCTACTTGTAGATCTCCCAGAAATGGCGACGATTCCAATGGACATCGTCAACGACATATTCCTCCAATTACCAGCAAAAACCTTAGTCCGTTGCCGCGCTCTCTCAAAGCCATGTTATCACCTCATCGACGATCCCGAtttcatctcatctcatctccgTCGCGTCCTTCAAACCGGTGATCATCTCATGATTCTTCTCAGAGGCGCTCTTCGTCTCTACTCCGTGGATCTCGATTCGCTAGATTCCGTCCACGACGTTGAGCAACCGATGAAACGTGGTGGTCCGACTGAAGTTTTCGGATCCTGTAACGGTTTGATCGGGTTATCTAATTCTCCGACTGATTTAGCGGTTTTTAATCCGTCTACTAGACAGATCCGTAGGTTACCTCCGTCGTCTATCGATCTCCCCGAGGGTTCGAGTAATCGCGGTTACGTGTTTTACGGATTGGGATATGATTCCGTGAGTGATGATTATAAAGTTGTGAGGATGGTTCAGTTTAAGAGAGATTCTGATGATGAGCTTGGTTGTACTTTTCCTTATGAGGTTAAAGTCTTTAGTTTAAAGAAGGATTCGTGGAAGAGGATTGAATCGGCTTCGTCGCCGATTCAGCtcttgttttacttttattatcaTCTCTTGTATCGTCGTGGTTACGGTGTTCTTGCTGGTAATAGTCTTCATTGGGTTTTGCCTCGAAGGCCTGGTTTGATTGCGTTTAATCTCATTGTGAGGTTTGATCTAGCCTTGGAAGAGTTTGGGATTGTTAGGCTTCCTGAAGTTGTTGCGTATGGTAACGTCGATATTCAGATGGATATAGGTGTTCTAGATGGTTGTCTTTGTCTGCTGTGTTACCACGACCTGGGTTATGTTGACGTTTGGATGATGAAAAAATACAATGTGAGAGGTTCTTGGACTAAGGCTTTTACGGTTTATAAGCCGAGTAGTGTGAAATCGTTTTCGTATATTAGACCTTTGGTTTATTCTAAGGACAGAGATAAGGTTCTTTTGGAGATTAACAATACAAAGCTAGTGTGGTTTGATATAGAGAGTAAGAAGATGAGTACTGTTAGGATTAAGGATTGCCCTAGCTCGTATAGTGCTGAACTTGTTGTGAGTAGCCTTGTTTTCGGATGTAAAGGAGATCTTAATAACATTAGGTTGCGGAAAGAACAACAAGTTAAAGAAGCGGAAGAAGCTAAAATGATGCAGAAAAGTAGAAAGAGGTGTGGctttattcttcttttatagatatattttgaGAGCAAACAAATCTAATGATTATGTATTGATATGCCCAGCATCTTTCTTGTTGTTCATGTTAGGGATGACTTCCTGTCCAAGGGATTCAAGCTGGTCTTATAAGtagaaaaagcaagaaacagagaaggtAAGTGTAAAAGTGACCATTGTTAATGGTGTTTAGTTTGCTGttatatctttattttcttctttgcttgctttctgtctctgttttcttttgtcgCGGGCGAGCATTTTTCATATTCGGGTGGGCACAAGAGAGTCAAAGGCAGAAGTCTGTCATAGGTATTGATTGCTTAGAGCATTCTTCAGAAAGTGTGTTAAGCAGTCATCATTAGGACCAATACTTTAGCTTATAACCATTTCCAAGTGTGCTTTTTTCACACTAGTCTTTATGAGAATTGTCGATCTGCAAACCATCATTGGGATTTGATTTTTCAGGGCGGAGATATGGAGGAGTGGAGAATTAACTTCAACCAAAAAGCTTTGCATACCACAGGAGATGGTAATAAACAACTTAACCCAAGTATATGtatttagagaagaagagagtatacTTCAGATAAACAAGTGTTGGTTTGTAAATAAGTGAAATCTAGAATCCCTACATAACTCTTTTGAAGCTTGTCATTACTTAATAATACTAACGCTTTGTACATGCTTTTAAGGTCTCTGCATATACATAGAGATTTAGTCAAAACAAAACTTCCATAGTTATCAAATGAATCACTTGCacacctttctctcttttttttttttttttttttttttttttttttttacaaaaactaaattttttattcatcCCTTAATGGGCTGGGCCGGAAACAATACATTGAAGATCCAGTTACAAAACAGAGAGACCGGAAAACATGCCGGAAAAGTGAAAAAAGCTCGGAACCTGCTGAATTAAACTATGAAGCTCAAAATCTAAAGATGTGACCGAGAAGCAAAGAGCCAGAGCACTAGTTCCGGTGGAATCAAGGTTCACGGTTTTGCGGCGACTTCGAGAGATCAGAAACCAAAGACAGAAGATTCCGGTTTCTGTCAAAGGTCCCTCTCCGACGAGCCACCAACCCACTACAAACCTCCCGGAATGCTCAACTCTCCGACAGCCCGGCTCTGCGTTGACAGATCCTAACTTTAGCAATCTGAAAACATCGGATCTATCCCCTTTCTCTCAGATCTGGCGCCTCCGAACTCCCATGAGCAGGATCTGTTTAGACCGGTCCGACGGACACAAATCACGGCAGTTACAGAGGCCGATGGCTCACTTCAACCCTCTGCAACCGGAACCCGCAACAGCCATCTAAGATCCAAAAGAACCTACCGTTAACCGTCGAGACTAACAACACTACCACCACCTCTCCTTCACCGACTTCCGCCATAGCCACAGAGTCCTTCTTGACGAGTGAACCACGAGAAACTCTGATGC is drawn from Camelina sativa cultivar DH55 chromosome 8, Cs, whole genome shotgun sequence and contains these coding sequences:
- the LOC104707555 gene encoding F-box protein CPR30-like, which translates into the protein MKTQASLLVDLPEMATIPMDIVNDIFLQLPAKTLVRCRALSKPCYHLIDDPDFISSHLRRVLQTGDHLMILLRGALRLYSVDLDSLDSVHDVEQPMKRGGPTEVFGSCNGLIGLSNSPTDLAVFNPSTRQIRRLPPSSIDLPEGSSNRGYVFYGLGYDSVSDDYKVVRMVQFKRDSDDELGCTFPYEVKVFSLKKDSWKRIESASSPIQLLFYFYYHLLYRRGYGVLAGNSLHWVLPRRPGLIAFNLIVRFDLALEEFGIVRLPEVVAYGNVDIQMDIGVLDGCLCLLCYHDLGYVDVWMMKKYNVRGSWTKAFTVYKPSSVKSFSYIRPLVYSKDRDKVLLEINNTKLVWFDIESKKMSTVRIKDCPSSYSAELVVSSLVFGCKGDLNNIRLRKEQQVKEAEEAKMMQKSRKRDDFLSKGFKLVL
- the LOC104707554 gene encoding uncharacterized protein LOC104707554 — translated: MSFKSGGERHGSYYEMIKLHQERRDPRISRMFDATYVGDGVPVVCDKICYFMAMMATIYDTLA